The genomic region AATGTTTCAGGTACTGAAAAAACGTCATATTCACATATTCGGATTTATTAAAGTTACCAGCCGTGAAAATTGCGCCTATCACCACCAGTAACAAAAAAATCAGGTGCAGCTTTCTCCTGATTTGCCGGTTATAAGGGTAAAAAATCAGTAAAATCCCATAAATTATTACAAACGGCGGCAAAAGATAGGCTATAAAACCAAACATTCCGGTGGACACATGCTGAATTATTTCTCCGAACAGTCCTGTCAGATTTTTATGGTATATACTCAATGCAAACAATATACCGAATGCTATCGTAAAAACACCGGAAATTTCATTACGGCTTCTCACTTTTTTTACTTTACCTGTTTTCCCTTTAGTATTTCTTTTTTTTACATTTTTTTTAGCTCCGGCTGATTTTGCAGCCGTTTTTTTCCTTTGTACTCTTTCCGGCAAGCTGTTCCCTCCAAATCAAATATCTTATGTCGTATTATTAATATACCATATTTAACCGGGAAACTGCAAATAAGCCGTACCGGAAGTATTTTCGTTCATTTTAACATTCTGTCACAGCGCTGGATAAATTCCATGCATGCCCTGGCGTTATGATACGGACATTTCCATTGCTCCACCTTGGGAATATTTTCAACCGTTCTTCCGTTTCTTTCTACAGTGTGGAACCATTCACCATAGCGGTGGTCAATAATGTTCATGTAAATAAACTCCCATGTCTTTGTAAGAGGTGTTATATACCGATCATTGCCCGTAATTTCAAGGGCATTCATCATTCCGACAATCATTTCGGCCTGCGGCCACCATTCCTTCCGGAAACTCTTGCCTGTGGAATCTGCGTGATCGTATAAGCCACCGAATACCTTGTCATAACCTTCCTCAATAACTTTATCCGCTATACTTACAGCTATATTTCTTGCCATTACCCGCAGTTCACTATCTGCGGCCACATCCGCTGCTTCACACAATAACCAGCTGCATTCAATATCGTGACCGTATGATACAATATCGGACATTGATTCCCATTTTTCTGTAAAGAACAGTTTTAAATGAAATGTTTTGGGATCTATTATTTTTTCAATAAACAATGTTATTAAGTCATTAAGTTTCTTTTTAAGTTCACTGTTTTTCCACACTCGGTACAGATTTGCATAAGCCTCAAGCAAATGAAGATGAGTATTCATGGTTTTTGGTGCATTAAGATCGGCCGGACTCAACCTCATGTCGGCAACCGGTTTCCAGTCTTCGGTAAAAGCATCTATATAACCGCCGTACTCCGGTTCGTAACTGTATTTTTCCACAAGATTATACAATGTTATTGCCATGTTCAGGCTGTCAGGATCGTTGAAAACCTTGTGATATTCACTTAAAGCGTAAATTCCGAAAGCGATGTTATAAATATGTTTTCTTTTGTTAATCGGATTTCCGCAGAAATCAACCATCCAGTAAAGACCTGAGTTACCATAATCCCAAAAAGCTCTTTTTAAAAATGAATATGCGTGTTCGGCAGCTTCCCTGTATTCTTTTTTTCCATACATTTCAAAAGCCTTTGAAAATGTCCAAAGTATTCTCGAATTAAGAACGCATCCCTTTTCGGCCATCCTGTCGATCTTTAAATCATTTGTTACATTCCCGTAAAAACCGCCATGGGCTTTATCAGCCAAGGCTACCCAGAACGGCAGGATGTCATTCTCCAGTTCATTGGCTATCTGCTCCCTCAACTTCAACAACGCTTCCTTCACGTTAATCACTCCCGGAATTTCTGAACAATCAGATTAAAAAGCTATTTTAACCTTTTTTAAATCCGCCGCCTGGCAAAAGTTTGGATCTGCATAAAATTTGTTTCCTCAAATCCGCATTCCAGGCAATATTTCTATATATTACTAATTTTATAACACCATTTTAAATAAAACAATATGAAATAACATAAATTGATATAATTAATCGGCATATAAAAAACAGAAGCTTCAGAAATAATAGATAAAGAAAGGAGATGATAAATTGATTCACAAAGCAATCTCTGTATTTTTGATGGCAGTATTTCTTTCATCCGGTGCTTTATCAGGCTTACCGGATTTGACCGGGCAACCCGAACCGGCTTCCGGCTACCAATCTGAAAATATTAAGAAAGAACAGGATCCGGTAACAGAACTCCGGGCCAAGAAGGAAAAAATAAAAAAACTTCTTGATGAAGGAAAAATCACAAGAGAGGAAGCAGAGAAAAAAATAAAATCAATTGATGAAAGAATAAAACAGATTGAGGAGTTTAACAAATTACCCCTGGAAAAGAAAAAGGAAATGCTGATTGAAAATTTCAAAAGTTTCACGGAAAAACTGGTTAAAAAAGGAATAATTACCCGGGAAAAAGCCGAAGAACTTCTGAAGGATTATGAAAACAAGGTAAAACAATGGGACGGAACGGGAAAACCGCCCGGCTTCAAAAAGCATCACAAATGCCCGGTGAAAAATTAAAAATATCTCTATCATCTCCTTGGGGATCCGTCAGCAGCGGATCCCTCACATATAATTATTATCCGTTTCCGCTGACGATCTGAAGGTAGACCTGTGTTGACGATATGTCAGAATGGCCGAGTATCATCTGAATATCTTTGAGATTGCGGCCTTTCTGCAGCAGATGGGCCGCAAATGAATGCCTCAGCGTATGGGGAGTGATGTCTTTGTTTATATTGGCCTTTGATGTATAATATTTTACTATTTTCCAAAATCCCTGCCTTGTGAGCCTTTTTCCGTTTGTGTTGACAAACAGTGCCTGTTCGCTTTTATCTTTCAGCATAAAGGGCCTTACATTTTCAATGTACTCCCTAACAACATCGATACATTTTTTTGATACCGGTATTACACGTTCTCTATTGCTATTCCTGCACCTTAACGTGCATTGCTGTAAATCCAGATCGGACAAATCCAGCGAAATAAGTTCCGAGACCCGTATTCCCGTGGCATACAGCAGCTCAAGCATTGCTCTGTCGCGTATACCCTTAAATCCCATCTTTTTTGGCTGATTCAACAGGATCTCCACTTCTTCAACCGAAAGTATTTGAGGAATTTTTTTCTCAACTTTCGGAGATTCAACACCTATTGTAGGATTTCCCTGTATGAAATCATGGGATATCAGAAACCTGTAAAACGCACGGATTGACGCAAGGCTTCTTGAAATCGTGGTTAACGCTCTTCCCTGACTGTTCTGATATTTCATGTAATTTGCAATTGTTGTCTTCGTGCTTTGCTGGATATTCTGAACATTCATTTCCTGTAAAAACATAATGTATTGCTCAATATCCCTTTGGTATGACATCAGTGTATTCGGTGAAAGCTTCTTTTCATCCCGCAGATACTGAATAAACGCTTTTACCAGATTCTCCATTTATTTATCACCCCTAAACTATCTTTACTTGCTTTTCCAGTACAAGCATAACCTGGCACCAAAAATTTAGTCAAGACCTAACGACCCATTAATTGTAAAAAAGTTTCAAACGGGCATAGGGGCTATTATTAAAGCAGTTTATTCAAGTTTCCGGCAAGTACACTCTGATGTGACCAACGAAGTTCTGATATATATATAATTTACCACTTAATTCATTTTTATGCAAACTTAACTTATTTTATACTCACCTTTTTTGATTCTGTCGGCAAGAAAAATACCGATTATTGTTTTGGCATCGGTAATTTCGCCCTTTTCAATCATTGAAATCAATTCGGGAATTTTATACTTTTTACAGGAAATGAATTCATCTTCATCGGGATTTGCTTTTTTCTCAACAAGATCGGTGGCAACAAACATGTGCAGCACTTCGTCGGAAAAACCGGGCGTTGAATGAATTGTCAGCACTTTTGTAAGTTTTCCTGCAACAAAGCCTGTTTCTTCTTGTAACTCCCTTTTTGCACATTCTTCAGGAGGTTCACCTGAATCAAGCTTGCCAGCAGGCAATTCAAGGGATATCATTTCACATGGCTTCCTGTACTGTTCAACCATAAGTATTTCCCAGTTTTCTGTTATCGGCAGTATAACAGCTGCACCGGGATGCCGTACAACATCCCTTGTGCTTTCTTTGCCGTTTGGAAGTATTACAGTGACTCTGTCAACATTTATTATATTCCCGGTATATTTTCTTTCTTCCTTGATTGTTTTTTCGTAATAGTTCATTTTTCATCACCCTTTTTCGCCTTGGTAATTTCACCCGTTGCAAGTTTGTCGCAGCGGTTGTTGTATTCGTTATCCGAATGCCCCTTCACTTTTATCCATTGCACTCTGTGCTTCTGAACCAAACTGTCCAGTTCCTGCCATAAATCGGCATTTTTAAGTTCTTCCTTTTTAGGTCCCCTTGACCAGCCGTTTTTTTTCCATTCTTCAACCCAGCCGTTCTGAAAGGCATTAATAACATAGGCACTGTCGCTGTAAAGTTTGACGACGCACGGCTCTTTCAGTGCTTTTAGACCTTCAATTACCGCCCTGAGTTCCATTCTGTTGTTCGTTGTTTGTTCCTCATAGCCTGATAATACTTTTTCTTTTCCCTTATAAATAAGAATCACGCCCCATCCCCCTTTACCGGGGTTGCCTGAACACGCTCCATCGGTATAAATTTCAACTTCCTTCATTCCATCATTCCCCGACCTATTTCAATCGCTCTTTTTGTACATTCCTTCATAGCAGCCATAATCGCATTTCTGAATCCCTTTTCTTCAAGTTTGAAAACGGCCTCTATCGTTGTACCGGCAGGTGAGCAGACCATGTCTTTCAGTTCCGCAGGATGTTTTTTAGTCTCAAGAACCATTTTGGCCGAACCCAACACTGCCTGAGCTGCAAGCCTGTAACTTAGGCTTCGCGGAATCCCCGACTGGACCGCCGCATCAGCCATGGCTTCAATCATCATGAAAACATATGCAGGACTGCTCGAAGTAAGCGCCGTAACCTCACTCATTAAAGATTCGTCCAGTTCTTCCACAATACCTATACAACTGAAAATTTCCTTAACCAGCTGTTTTTCTTCAGAGGTGACATTGTTTCCGAAAGAAATTACGGTAACGCCTTCACGAACAAGTGCCGGCGTATTTGGCATAGTTCTTACTATTTTTTTATCGCTGCCAAGTATTTTCGAATAATATGCT from Thermoclostridium stercorarium subsp. stercorarium DSM 8532 harbors:
- a CDS encoding AGE family epimerase/isomerase, which produces MKEALLKLREQIANELENDILPFWVALADKAHGGFYGNVTNDLKIDRMAEKGCVLNSRILWTFSKAFEMYGKKEYREAAEHAYSFLKRAFWDYGNSGLYWMVDFCGNPINKRKHIYNIAFGIYALSEYHKVFNDPDSLNMAITLYNLVEKYSYEPEYGGYIDAFTEDWKPVADMRLSPADLNAPKTMNTHLHLLEAYANLYRVWKNSELKKKLNDLITLFIEKIIDPKTFHLKLFFTEKWESMSDIVSYGHDIECSWLLCEAADVAADSELRVMARNIAVSIADKVIEEGYDKVFGGLYDHADSTGKSFRKEWWPQAEMIVGMMNALEITGNDRYITPLTKTWEFIYMNIIDHRYGEWFHTVERNGRTVENIPKVEQWKCPYHNARACMEFIQRCDRMLK
- a CDS encoding tyrosine recombinase — protein: MENLVKAFIQYLRDEKKLSPNTLMSYQRDIEQYIMFLQEMNVQNIQQSTKTTIANYMKYQNSQGRALTTISRSLASIRAFYRFLISHDFIQGNPTIGVESPKVEKKIPQILSVEEVEILLNQPKKMGFKGIRDRAMLELLYATGIRVSELISLDLSDLDLQQCTLRCRNSNRERVIPVSKKCIDVVREYIENVRPFMLKDKSEQALFVNTNGKRLTRQGFWKIVKYYTSKANINKDITPHTLRHSFAAHLLQKGRNLKDIQMILGHSDISSTQVYLQIVSGNG
- a CDS encoding NUDIX hydrolase, whose translation is MNYYEKTIKEERKYTGNIINVDRVTVILPNGKESTRDVVRHPGAAVILPITENWEILMVEQYRKPCEMISLELPAGKLDSGEPPEECAKRELQEETGFVAGKLTKVLTIHSTPGFSDEVLHMFVATDLVEKKANPDEDEFISCKKYKIPELISMIEKGEITDAKTIIGIFLADRIKKGEYKIS
- the rnhA gene encoding ribonuclease HI; this translates as MKEVEIYTDGACSGNPGKGGWGVILIYKGKEKVLSGYEEQTTNNRMELRAVIEGLKALKEPCVVKLYSDSAYVINAFQNGWVEEWKKNGWSRGPKKEELKNADLWQELDSLVQKHRVQWIKVKGHSDNEYNNRCDKLATGEITKAKKGDEK
- the proC gene encoding pyrroline-5-carboxylate reductase, whose product is MGVKVGVIGTGNMGGAIIKGLLSNHTKYEVYAFDINKQLTERLSGEYPVTAMPSIQALAEKSDVVIAAVKPQNMESVLKECSKTLNRSTLFVSVAVGLPIAYYSKILGSDKKIVRTMPNTPALVREGVTVISFGNNVTSEEKQLVKEIFSCIGIVEELDESLMSEVTALTSSSPAYVFMMIEAMADAAVQSGIPRSLSYRLAAQAVLGSAKMVLETKKHPAELKDMVCSPAGTTIEAVFKLEEKGFRNAIMAAMKECTKRAIEIGRGMME